TCCCGTAAAGGAtccttaaaatgacaaaaaaaaaatgagatctcttagagcaagttcaccagtGAGGTCACCAGGTCACTAACTATTCAcggctttttagtgttaatttcaccctctgggtcacgagcacagtgtatttcgtgccctgggtcacccaGTATAGTGTTCTGGGTCACCATGATGACCtacacagtgtatttcgtgtccTAGGTCActggcacagtgtatttcgtgccctagGTCActggcacagtgtatttcgggacccagagaatgaaaatatacactaaaaagtagtgaatagtaagtgacccggtgacccaacgtGTAAACTTGCTCTTAATGGAATGGCATTACACACACGGGCCTTCTAGTGATGGATCCTTTTTTTTGACCATTTTAAGTGATCACTCATTAGAcctacttttcgatcatatattcacatcttaaccgttcagtttttaggtatatatgagcaGATCCTTTATAGaaattttcatccaaattgataatcattaagacatTCGTAACTcggatttacaattatgaacacgaacggtttagatttgacagattcggttcgtacATTGATTTAATCTTGTTCGATACTTTAacggtcatcaatttggctgaaatttgcaTGAATGATCTATTCATAGAGTCTTAACCACTTAACAGTCGAGATGATAAATATGATCGAAAATGTGTCCCACGAATGATCCCTTAATGAAATGGCGAAATATTTTATTGAGGTTTTATGAAGTATCatgaataaaaatttattatttaaaatttaagaatattCACTATATTAAACGAATTGATCTAGCGGATCGAAAATTCATTAATTCACCATACAGATTATTAAATCAGAATGAGTTGAAGTTTATTGTTACTAAACTCATTCAAATTTATGGGCGATCCGCTCCaaattcaattttgttttttttggacaaacaaACCGAGTTTATTTATAGGTCGACTAGACGGCTAGAAGAAGGATGTTAAAATTGCGATGCGGACGGGTGGCCCAAGCCCAGCTATCACCCGCCTCACACGAAAACGCGGAGCGAACAAAAAAGCAAAAGCAAGGTGGAGGGATCGAATTTCAGCGAGAAAGAGAAAAGTGAGGGGAACCCTGAACCCAACCAAAAATgcaatctttcttcttctccttcttcttcctttcagCTTTTGAATGTTAAAGCTCTCTCTCCTTGATTTGGAAAACTTTAACAACAAAATGGGTTTCGATGCGGGTCCGTCCGAGAATGCGCGCAGCTGGGCGCGGTTCGTCGCCACTTGTCTCGTCGGCGGTGTGGTTGTCGCGGTCGGGATCGGCGTCGGAGTCTCCATGCTCGGCTCCTCCGAGCGCGGGCCCCACCTCCCTCTTCCAATTcgatggaggaggaagaagaacagaCCCGTCCGGGTCTACATGGACGGCTGCTTTGACATGATGCACTACGGCCACTGCAACGCGCTCCGTCAGGCGCGTGCCCTCGGCGACCAATTGGTCGTCGGCGTTGTCAGCGACGCCGAAATCATCGTCAATAAAGGCCCCCCTGTCACCCCTCTCAACGAAAGGtaccaactttttttttctttcatttctggCATTAGATATGTAAACAGCTGATTTAGCACTGTGATTAGTAGTGAATTTTAGCTTATTAGGATCGTAATTATTGTGTTATAGGATGATTATGGTTAAAGCTGTGAAATGGGTTGATGAGGTTATTCCGGATGCACCATATGCTATAACTGAAGAGTTTATGAAGAAGTTGTTTGATGAGTATGATATAGACTATATCATTCATGGGGACGACCCCTGTGTTCTTCCTGACGGAACCGACGCTTATGCCCTCGCAAAGAAAGCTGGCCGCTACAAGCAGATCAAACGTACCGAAGGGGTCTCCAGCACTGACATTGTTGgtgtgttttcatttttatgAATCTCGGTCACTTCTGTCGATcgttatgcttattgtaattcaATTCTAGCATGGAATGCGAATTAATGTAGTTGGCATTTGGTGGTCTAAATTTGGTGGGGATATGCAGGTCGTATGCTtctgtgtgtgagagagaggtCAGTTACTGAAAACCGCAACCATTCTTCCTTGCAAAGACAGTTCAGCCATGGTCACGGTCAGAAGCTTGAAGATGGTGGATCGGGTAGTGGAACTCGTGTGTCTCACTTCCTGCCAACATCTCGTAGAATTGTTCAGTTTTCTAATGGAAAAGTACTACACTCTTTTAGTTGTAATTGGGTGACTGGTGAGATGGACTTCAACGGttattgatgaattgtttttGGCTTTGACTGCAGGGACCTCAGTCGGATGCGCgcattatatatatagatggtgCATTTGATCTTTTTCATGCTGGACATGTCGAGGTAATGTGAATGACTTTGTTCACATGCAACtgatcttcttctctttcttaacATGCACTTCCAAATTCTTAGTAATGCATCTGGTAGCTATAAGGTTATAATATCTATTCCCAATTAATTGTGTAACTGGTTCCTTTTTTGTAATTAAGGGAAATCCTgaacaataaaagaaaagaaaatgaaacccTTTttttagctctctctctctctctctctctctctctctctctctctcagtgcgcacgcgcgcgcgcgcacacacacacacacacatatatatatatatattatacctGTTCCAATTTTCTGTAAATACTTGAgggtctctttttttttttttcagtctaTTCTGTCCAGTATGGTACTATTCTGCTCCTATTAGTTTTAGTATGCTTTGGATTTCAGTGAAGTTTGTTCCTTTCTCCTCTCATCTGGTATTGCTTTCCCTAATGAACGTTTAGGCAATAAACGATCAAGAGGGTGAAAACTTACTTATCTAGATACTTGTGCATTTCTTTTCCATACAGATCTTGAGGCTTGCTCGAGAGCTTGgggattttcttcttgttggaATACACACTGATCAAACTGTCAGGTCTCATTTCCTGCTTTCTCACTCTTTATGAAAGCTTCCATTTTACaatgtataatatatatatatatatatagcttttTAGTCATTTGCCCATATATATGTTTCTAGAGAGGGACCAGGTTTATTTCTTACATTTAGTTGAAATTGTAAAACCTTCACATGTTAGTTTGTATAACTTTCAGCAACGATAAATTGATAATCCTTTAGTCACTTGGACTACTTTAGATGCCTATACCATTTGACCATCACCTAGAACTGACTCATACTGATGAGTCATTTGTATGTGTAGAGGTTTCTACCCTTTTTTGTGTATGTGTCTGAATGTTTGATGAGTCATTTGTATGTGTAGAGGTTTCTACCTTTTTTCGTGTATGTGGCTGAATGTTTGGATACCATCTCTTTCACATGAAAATTAAGCGAGTCCATGAGTCATTTTTTAGCCATTGCGCTAGCTCATCAAATGGGTTTTGAGTAGCACAATGGTTGTGGTTGTGACAGATGCCTATAAACTGTTCTGAAATATCGGCTGAGCAAGTAAAGATTTCTTTCATGAAATTTGATTTGCTTTGCCTATTTTTTTATCAGTTTCCTCTTTACTGTCTCATCTGGCCATTTTTTTGTTATTGTGACCTCCAATCATGATTTATCCACAAGTCAGAATAGTTTCTTTATAGTTGATACTAGTTTTGTACTCTACAATGTACTTGGTAATAACTTTATTTGTGTTAACTGCACTGCAGTGCTAGTAGAGGTGCACATCGCCCCATCATGAACCTTCATGAAAGAAGCCTAAGTGTTTTGGGTTGCCGCTATGTAGATGAGGTTATAATTGGTGCTCCATGGGAAATTACAAAAGATGTGGTAAGCTTTTCTTCTCATTTGTAGAGACTTTGGTTTAGtcagttttcattcttttcctGTATTCTTTTGATGTCCTTCTGGTGTGATATCTTTCCTTGGTAAAAGTTCCTTAGTAGGATGTTGTGTATGGGACCTATGTAATTCACTCCTAGCCTTCAATGATGACTTCCATATTAATGCCACCTTTCATGAATATAATGAAGAGTTCTGGATATATCTGTTAATTGAAATTGGGTGCCAATACATTGTGCATTTTAGTACTTTTCCATGGATTTGTCAACTTGGATACTTTATTTATAACAGTTTCCATACTTACATTATATAATTGTCTTGGAACATTTTTTGACTGCAGATCACTACTTTCAACATCTCTTTGGTTGTCCACGGGACAGTAGCTGAGAATAACAATTTTGAGAAGGTAAATGGCAAAACAAATTGCTATTGGTGATGTTATATTTTACCATCACTTTTCACCAACAAAAAGATATTTCATTGCTTTATATGGAGGTACCAAGATGCTTTGGTTAGTTACTTACTGTTCTTTATTATTCTCTTACAGGAGACAGGCAATCCATATGAAGTTCCAATCAGTATGGGTATCTTTAAAGTTTTGGAAAGCCCGCTTGATATTACAACTTCCACTATAATTAGGAGGATTGTATCTAATCATGAAGCATACCAGGTTCCTCTCTAATTCCTGAACCTTTTGAACTTCATAACACATAAGATATGATTTAAACTGCCAACATGATAATTTTAAAAGCACAGTATACTATCATTTGTGTCCATACGCTTAAACAAATATAGTTTTAGCTGCTTTGCTTCTAGTTGATATCCTTGCTTTTTTCCTTCCACACCCTAAacatacttataatttttggattttgtttttttgctgCAGAAACGAAATGAGAAGAAGGCAGCTAGTGAGAAAAAGTATTATGAAGGCAAGTCTTATGTCACTGGTGATTGATGTTGATCTCTGAGGCGATGATCCATGGATAGGGCATTGGCTGCACCTGTTATTTTGGCAGTTTTACCAAGTAGTACTAACATCAGAGATGACCGCCCACTTGGGTTGATATATTCACATGCTTTGATTCCAGATCCTAGATTACATGTGATTCCTGAGTCGTGTTGTTATGTActtatctttttgtttgtttagattACTATTTTGGAATCCAATTCCAAACCTAGAACTTGAGGAATACTGGTTTGTTAGGTGGAATGACATGAGCTTTTTGGAGTTTGCAAGTTCATGCCCTTTTTTTTTACATTAATAGAAGTTTAGTGTGGTTACAGATCGATGCAATATAATTTTTCTGCTGTGCAGATCTTGAAACAAATATCTACGCATAAACCTGGCATGTACAGTTCTTACATGTGGTGCTGCACTGTAACGCCAGTACACCACCTGCTTGCTGTAACATGCCTTGTGGCTTCTCTCTTACACATGGTGCTAGTAGTCGACAAAGTATTTTTGCAAGGCCATACCGACAGTCTGTCGATTTGGCTGGGACGATCGTTTACTGTCGTCCTCTAACGATTACTGATCATGTGTTGCTCACACCACGAATAAGAGAGAGATCAGCATGTGTTGTC
Above is a genomic segment from Rosa chinensis cultivar Old Blush chromosome 3, RchiOBHm-V2, whole genome shotgun sequence containing:
- the LOC112192758 gene encoding ethanolamine-phosphate cytidylyltransferase, whose amino-acid sequence is MLKLSLLDLENFNNKMGFDAGPSENARSWARFVATCLVGGVVVAVGIGVGVSMLGSSERGPHLPLPIRWRRKKNRPVRVYMDGCFDMMHYGHCNALRQARALGDQLVVGVVSDAEIIVNKGPPVTPLNERMIMVKAVKWVDEVIPDAPYAITEEFMKKLFDEYDIDYIIHGDDPCVLPDGTDAYALAKKAGRYKQIKRTEGVSSTDIVGRMLLCVRERSVTENRNHSSLQRQFSHGHGQKLEDGGSGSGTRVSHFLPTSRRIVQFSNGKGPQSDARIIYIDGAFDLFHAGHVEILRLARELGDFLLVGIHTDQTVSASRGAHRPIMNLHERSLSVLGCRYVDEVIIGAPWEITKDVITTFNISLVVHGTVAENNNFEKETGNPYEVPISMGIFKVLESPLDITTSTIIRRIVSNHEAYQKRNEKKAASEKKYYEGKSYVTGD